ccgagcaactctctcttctttgggggagaaatgagcatcaaggaaaaggacttcatccttgggggagagagtaaaagctcaaacgcaaaaggacttcgtctttggtataatcttaactcacttatttatgaccaaaggggaagattgcacttcgagggctctaatgcttccgtttttggcgattcatgccaaagggggagaaagtaagagcccaaagcaaaaggaccgcaccaccaccaatttcaaaaacttaagtgttgaatatttttcaattgatatcctattgtgttcaaaagggggagaaagtagtatttcaaaatgacatatcaaaaaccctcttgaacactaagaggaggatctcatttagggggagttttgtttagttaaaggaaaagcatttgaaacagggggagaaaatttcaaatcttgaaaatgcttctcaaaatcttattcatttgcctttgactatttgcaaaagaactttaaaaaggatttacaaaagtgtttgcaaaaacaaaacatgtggtgcaagcgtggtccaaaatgttatataagaaagaaacaatccatgcatatcttgcaagtatttatattggctaaattccaagcaacctttgcacttatattatgcaaactagttcaattatgcacttccatatttgctttggtttgtgttggcatcaatcaccaaaaagggggagattgaaagggaattaggcttacacctagttcctaaatagttttggtggttgaatcgcccaacacaaacaattggactaactagtttgctctagattatatgttttacaggtgccaaaagttcatctataactatgctaaatcgactgtccggaataccgtagattattccggacaggagaagccttttggaaaaacaggccaagcgcggaccgtccgggcccttgcggcggaccgtccgcgacacaaggatgaccctcggacagaaccaatgcaaaaacacaagtttccactacagactgtccggaggaaaagcaaagaccgtccgagccctcgcgcggaccgtccggcctcaggcgcggaccgtccggtcggtaagaaaccgaaaaacccgaaggtgacgggttcggagaaatgaattttagcggcctcgcggaccgtccgggccaggcgggcggaccgtccgcgactggctctgtctgacatctgacgtcgcattaaatgcaatatagccgttgatatagccgttactgctgaccgttgcatcttcagccgttgatctacaggggcggaccgtccgcacccggagggcggaccgtccgcgctcagcagaaaggcccaacggctaggaagtggttggtggctataaatacaaccccaaccacctccattcaatccatccaagcattccaaccttcaacattcaatacaagagctagcaatccattccaagacacattcaaagcctccatctctccaagtttcacaattgagaaaagagatcattagtgattagtgacttgagagagaaagtgatccgtgtgtcatttgtcgctcttgttgcttggctttttaatcgtgctttcttgattctttcattgtgatcaagctcacttgtaattgagacaagagacaccaatcttgtggtgatccttgtaggaactttgtgttccaagtgattgagaaaagaaagctcactcgatccgtggatcgtttgagagagggaagggttgaaagagacccggcctttgtggcctcctcaacggggagtaggtttgcaagaaccgaacctcggtaaaacaaatccgtgtgtcacactctccatttggttgcgatttgttttccaccctctctcgcggactcatttctttattactaacgctaacccggcttgcagttgtgtttatatttgtaaatttcagtttcgccctattcaccccccccctctaggcgactatcaaatgcGCTGCGTGGCGTCTTGGCAGGCGCTGGTGTCTTGGCGACCGCGCGCATTGGCGTCGCCGTCGTGAGCGGTCGTTTGCTCGGGCAGTGCGCGCAcgtccatcgcattaactcctgtGAACGTCAGCGTGCCTGACCCCTAAAAATGTCAGCATACCAGGTACACTCTGCTGCAGGCGCATACCGGCAATATAGGACGGAGGACACGCCTGGTCAGATGATCTGCACGACGGCCCAGGAGAAGATCTTTGTCCGTCGTAGCACTTAACGCTCTATgtagtattgaaagggaaatagggttaaccttttcctacaattaattttggtggttgaatgtccaacacaaacatatggactaactagcttgctctagaactcatgtattacaggtgcataaggttcaacacaaaccaataaaaggttCAAGTTAGGGACTAAATTGAACCGGAGCAAAGAACAGAGTGTGctatggtctggcgcactggactgtccggtgtgccaccggacagtgtccggcgcaCCAGGACCGTATGAGGGTCAACCAGCCATTCTCGGTAAAACGcaggcgcgctccactataattcaccgaactgtccggtgtgccactagactgtccggtgagccagcgagcaacggctatccagcgcgcaacggtcgactctgacagcgggaacagtgcagcacaatgcgcggcagaagtcaaagcagcgagtcagaggggcataggattgtccgatgcaccacctgaccgtccggtgccacaagaagacaaaggcgGCAACGGTCAaatgctccagaaccctaacggttgggtgacgtggcggcgcaccagacactgaacattgtctgtccggtggcgcaccggactgtccggtgcgcccatcgccagcagcctcccaacggctaccttagtggttgagggctataaataccccccaaccaccacaacttcaagcatccaagatttctgaagatcacattcaatacaagagctctagcattcactcctagacacaatttaaaagatcaaagcctctccaagtcccaaattcatctcaaacacttagtgacttatgagagagagattttgtgttcttttgagctcttgcttcttggattacctttcttcttttccattcttattctcaagtgctttgtaagcgaggcaagagacaccaagtgtgtggtggtccttgcggggtcttagtgacccgtgagattaaggaagaaggttcactcggtctaagtgaccgtttgagagagggaaagggttgaaatagacccggtctttgtgacctcctcaacggggactaggttctttggaaccgaacctcggtaaaacaaatcaccgtgttcattcgcttgattctcatttgatttgtttccccctctctaccggacttgattttagttctaacgctaaccctggcttgtagtgtgtgtttaaagttgtaaatttcagattacgcctattcacccccctctaagcgactttcaagTATATATTTAATACTAGACCACTGGAGCACATGTGTCGGGCTGCCTAGCACACTTGTACATGCCACCCTTGACTATAAAGGGAAAGACACATGCGATACAACATATAACCTCATTCAGGCTCACACACATGCTCGCCTAGTCCGGTCTACACCTATGCTCAAGCAATACTTAATATGTGAAAATAAAAGTTTTTATAATTCATAAATaagtttttttatttttatttttctggACATCAAAATGATGTGGGTCAATAAAAAGATACATAGCAGCAGGCGATCGATATCGACCGGTTTGAGTGCGTTGATCGAACATGTCAGTCAATGGGCATGTTTATTCATTTTTCCCTTCTAAGGAGCTTGTTTTGAGAATAAGAGTATCGTAAGTATTACATATAGAGTAAGATAAAGGATCTATAGGGTATATAATATAGAAAGCGATATATTCCTATTATTGTGACAACTTGACAATTCTATGTTAATGTTGATTTTGTACGGTTTTTTAAAAAGATTATCACAAAAGCATACTAAAAGGCTAAACGTTGGCGGTCCACATCAGCTTATGGCGTCCAGAAGCTAAAAAACCCGAAATAAACATTATTAATATCGACTCGGTTCGACTCTAATTAGATGAATGAATATATTGCAACCGACCTTATCGATCATCGTCAGCTCGGCTTATCAAGAGCTTAGCTCGATAGCTTCCGGTGTTAGACCCGGTCTAAGAtcatgtttgaatgcactagagataaTTAGTTGTCTAAAAGTTACTAGTAGAATTAGCTAGTTAATAAGTAGttaactaactattagctaatttacTAACAATAACTAATAGTTGAACTGTTAGATAAATTATTTGAATGTGTAGGTAATTTTAATAGCTAACGATTAGCACTTGTGCATTTTAAAGGCCTAACTAGTCAGCAGTTGATTAATGGTGGACGGTCCAGAAAAAATCAAGGGAGGGGTTAGAGTTGACGCTGGAACGGACGCTTCTCCTCCCTCGCTTTCCGGTACCGAGCGTGCATCGGCAGAGCTGACTGTGACTGGTGACCGGATTAGAGAAGGAAGCCTAGCACTAGCAGAAATAGTAGGCAGTAGCAGGGTTGACCGGAGGGGCAGTGGTGACCCAACAACCTCCCTCATCCCCTCCCCTTCTTTCTTATTGCCACCACTCCACGTCTCCACCAAACAAGGCAACAAGGGAGAAGTAGATCTGCATCTGCGAGAGGAGGCAGCGGGGGTGGTGATGATGGAGAGCCAGCCGCTGCAGGCCCCGACGGCCACGGCTCCGCCCCCCGGATCTGCGGAGCCAGCCGGAGCTCCGCCGGCCGTCGTAAGCGCTTCTTTTCTCTAGCTTCATTTCTTGCTTGCTTTGCTGTGCCATTCTTCGCCTGGGACCCAGTTCAGCTCACTGCTTGGCTACCGAATTCGGATCCTGTCGTTCTTGCAGACCCCCGGCAAGGAGTTCACGCGCACCTGCAAGGGCCTCGTCGTCGTGCTCATCGGAGGATACGTGCTGCTCCAGCTCCTCCCTTCGTCACTCAACTACCTCGCCATCATCCCATCCAAGTACGTGCCTGCCCACCACGCTCAAAAGAAACAGCTTTTATCGGCAGAGTGCCGGTGGTTCCCCAGGACATTCCTTTGACTTGTGTCTGCGCCTTGCAGGACAATCCCCTATGTATGGACCGTTTTCACTGCTGGTTACATAGAGCAAGTCCTCCCAGGGGTGAGCTCAATTTTCTCCTGATTTGTTGTCTCCTTAGTATTTTATTCAAGGTTTGGGTCCAATATCATGACTTGAAAGTTGAAACACTTTGTGAGATCTTACTGCCGAATTTGGTGGCCCGGTGCAAAATGCATAGTTAGGCCCTACGTTTAAGAAATGACAGTGGCTAACTCGTTTACCTTTTTCCTATACAATCCATATATCTTGAAAATATTATACCAGGCAGTAATAATGTTAAAAGAACAGAAGGAATCAGGATAGCACCTTCAAAATGAAATCTTCAAGTTTGAATATCTCAAAGTTTGTCTTCATACTGAGATAATCTTTTTCAGAACTAAAAATTGAACCATAGACATATTAAATTCAGGCTCGGCAACAAACAACTTCTTTGTTTCTGCCTTCGATTAGTTGCATTTGCAGGCCCCATTGTAGCCTGCACCTCGAGAGTACAAATAGATGGATACTACCAGAACAGGATTACTTTGCAAAAAACACGTAGTACTTCATCCATCCCAAAAAGGGTTTAATGAGGTATGATGAGAGTTAAAAGTGGATTAATTAATTCTTACGATGATTGGCTGAAGAAATTTGCAGCAACAAATCAACAAGGATTGAATGGGAGTGCAGAGAGAGAAATAAGATAGCCGTGGTGGACTTGGGCCCTGTTTGTTTCCTTCCAGAATTATATAATACAGCTTATGGATTATATAAGCATCTAATGAgctgcttatggattatcataatctaggtGTCTAGATTATAATTCACCTAATAATCTAGAGGGTAAACAAATAGGGCCTTACTTGGAAGGAACATCTACATGTTTGCAACATGCAAGTTACCTACTTCTGATTTGCCAAGTATATGGAAAGAAGTATTTGGGGGTTTGCTGTGCTAGTGCATGGCCATGTTGCAAGAACCCCCAAAATTAAACGTCTAAGCTGAAACATACATATGCTGTTATATTTCACTCATCGCCTTGGAATAGTAAAATTGGCATGTGCTTGTTCCATATTAAAACTCGGGCGGTAGGGGAAGGCCGCCGTGCAGCATGAGGGTCCGCCCCCTATAGGCCGGATCTTTACTCGTGCTTTGAGACCTCCCAACCCCTACACAAGGATCCGTCCTCCATAGGTCAGTCCATCTCATGCACACAACCAAGGGAACTAGCGAGTGACATTTTTTAACCTCAGcttgaaattcgctcccactggGATTCGAACTCAGGACCTAAGGAGTGGTACTCATACCACCTAACCAACTTAGTTAGAGGCCCTATAGCATGTGCTTGTTCCATATTATACTCCGAAATTTGAGAGACAAAGAGTGGCATTTATCAGTCAGCATAAAATAGTCTCCTTTGTTATTTTCTTTTTGAACAAACGCTGGAGAGCTGTATGTCATTTCCTTTTTTTATGTTCTCGATGATAAATTGATAGCAAACAGAATTTTTGCTTCTACAGGCCATTGGCAGTTCTCTTGGTCTTCTCTTTTGTGGAAAGGACATTGAACCAGCATGGGGCCGCAAGGAATTCTTGAAGTTCATTATTTTGATCAACTCCATCTGTGGCATTCTTGCATTTTGCTTTGCTATTGGACTCTACTACGTCACTGGAAAGGAGAGCTTCCTGTAAGTTTTAATCCATCATTCAGTCTGTCAGATGTCCCTGTTACTAATTACTCATTTATCTGGCACTGCTCTTAGTTCTGTTTAATGTGCTTATTCCCCTTTCCTTCATCGACTGTCAAAATGTTCAATTGATGTGCTTGTTGACATCTGCTTCTAACGAATAAGGTCATACTCTTAGGTCTGCCAATAAGAACTGCATAATAACTAGCCGATATTGAACAGTTACTCTTCTCTTAATTAAAAATATCTGTAGTTTAGACACAATGATACTTGATTACCACACGATCATTCTAGTTTTTACTTGTTTTTGCATCATTCGTGCTACAAGGTTACATGGTAACATACTACTTCCTGAGAAAATAAGGTTACTGTCTGAGCACATTACCTGACCTTCGTATGCCATGAAATGCAGTGTCACACCACTTTCTGGTTTCCACGGTTGCCTTGCTGGCTTTCTTGTGGCCTTGAAGCAGCTCTTACCAAACCTTGAGCTTCCTATGTGCTTTTTCTGGAAAATAAAGGCAAAGGTATACCAAATAGCCATTTCTAACCCTACAGCTGCACTATACTTACTGTACTAGTATACTTATTCCGATAACACTTAGAAGCTAGTTGATGCTGAGTTGTCTTATCTCTTTGTTTGTCTCTTGCTGCTGCAGTGGATGCCATTCTTTGTTGTATGTTTCTCAAGTATCATGGCCTTCATCGTGCCTGATTCCATTAACTTCCTGCCAACTTTGGTGTCCGGGATGTACGTTAGCTGGCTTTACCTGAGGTACTTCCAAAGGAACCCACTGACTGGACTTAAGGGTGATCCCAGTGATGACTTCTCCTTCCCCAGTTTATTCCCAGCTGCCATGAGGTACTTTTAATGTTCTTTAAAAAAAAAAAACTTTTTACATCAGTAAACACTCACTACTGGTCTCACTTTTGATATCGTGCGGCGCTGCTTTTGTTTTGCCTGCAGACCAGTTACAGACCCTGTGGCCAACCTGTTTGATAGGATGTTGTGTGCAAGGTCCAGACCTTTGGAAGTAGCTCTCCCAATTTCAGATCCTACCAAGGCTTCAAGAAGAAGGTATGCACGCCAGTCTTTTAGTTAGGATTTATATAAGGTGGTGTCGTTGTGCTATAGCAGCCATATTTTCTGCTGGCGCTTCGCTTTAATCG
This portion of the Zea mays cultivar B73 chromosome 2, Zm-B73-REFERENCE-NAM-5.0, whole genome shotgun sequence genome encodes:
- the LOC100216993 gene encoding Rhomboid-like protein 19 → MMESQPLQAPTATAPPPGSAEPAGAPPAVTPGKEFTRTCKGLVVVLIGGYVLLQLLPSSLNYLAIIPSKTIPYVWTVFTAGYIEQVLPGAIGSSLGLLFCGKDIEPAWGRKEFLKFIILINSICGILAFCFAIGLYYVTGKESFLVTPLSGFHGCLAGFLVALKQLLPNLELPMCFFWKIKAKWMPFFVVCFSSIMAFIVPDSINFLPTLVSGMYVSWLYLRYFQRNPLTGLKGDPSDDFSFPSLFPAAMRPVTDPVANLFDRMLCARSRPLEVALPISDPTKASRRRERGERVLEERLAADNAGDTEASPRGHGHGTAED